One Lacipirellulaceae bacterium DNA window includes the following coding sequences:
- a CDS encoding flagellin: MSIPIPTSRAPGLLSRERLVQQLQADQLDLFRIQNQISTGRRINLPSDDAPAALRAITLQRLIERKEQLDTNITTGKTFLSNADTVLGGASNILTGIRGAALGVAGTDVTQEERDSIAQVIEQDLAGLLRLANSNFRGRYLFAGAQTQALPFEAVDGFVRYNGDGGELRNFSDIDVLFSSNAAGSEVFGAFSSQVQGSTDLNPQLTVDTPLSSLREGRGISPNGSITVSDGSNISVVDLSNASTIGDVVRLIEASPPEGRKVSVGLTSNGLTVQLDTIGGGNLTISEFVGGSAASELGILDEAGVGVGVLTGTDLNPVILPTTKLDDLLGSKATARLISSGINNDVLLEAGVNGSSFNGASIQLVDDDLLRASSGIAAGNEFADFDPNARASSASLRLNGTGDDLIVTANTAGAAFNDVRIFINGQTGLGNAALATYDAVNKRLNITIDDAGATTAQEVVNAINGTGVFTATHDNSVEGTFDPAALIDPSNIANVTGDTGKSGGDANTLYVHIAENASTANHVIAAINAEGTFEARIDPLDTSNLAQEGTGLVTAGNAATASGGSGETLDLTSGLRVVNGGETFNIDFTGAESVADLLNVLNTEEYGLRAELNETRSGINISTRLAGTDFQIGESGGITATQLGVRSLTTETKLSELNYGVGVPTRDGDDFTITSQDALGVDVVLNFDVSGASTLGDVIDLINTHPANNTAGVALRARQAATGNGIIIVDDNPTGTGDITVTAEFGSQAAEYLGLTDETGQRVSNTGILSGSDQLFLEADSVFTTLIRLRDALEEGDIEAIGRAVNQIDDDVDQVSSSRATVGARLQGLDVTQINLEDEEVQLRAALSEQIDVDLVEAISQLTARQTSLQASLQTTANLLQLSLLNFI; this comes from the coding sequence ATGTCCATTCCCATCCCCACATCACGTGCTCCTGGATTGCTGTCGCGAGAGCGACTGGTTCAACAACTTCAAGCGGATCAGCTTGATCTGTTTCGGATTCAGAACCAGATCAGCACCGGCCGGCGGATCAACTTACCGAGCGATGATGCCCCCGCCGCTCTGCGGGCCATTACGCTCCAACGGCTCATTGAGCGGAAGGAGCAACTCGATACGAATATCACTACAGGTAAGACCTTTCTCTCCAATGCCGATACGGTGCTTGGTGGTGCCTCGAATATACTTACAGGCATTCGCGGTGCAGCTTTGGGAGTTGCAGGTACAGACGTCACTCAGGAAGAGAGAGATTCGATTGCCCAAGTAATTGAGCAAGATTTGGCGGGGCTTCTACGCCTAGCGAATTCAAATTTTCGCGGGCGCTATCTATTCGCTGGAGCACAAACCCAGGCCCTCCCCTTCGAGGCTGTCGATGGTTTTGTCCGTTACAACGGCGACGGTGGGGAACTCAGAAACTTCTCGGACATTGATGTTCTTTTTTCATCGAACGCTGCCGGCAGCGAAGTCTTCGGTGCTTTTTCCAGTCAAGTCCAGGGCAGCACAGACCTGAATCCTCAACTTACGGTCGACACGCCGTTGAGCAGTCTGCGTGAGGGGCGTGGTATCAGTCCCAATGGTTCGATCACCGTGTCTGATGGCTCGAATATTTCGGTCGTTGACCTGAGTAACGCGTCGACCATCGGTGACGTTGTGCGATTGATCGAAGCGAGCCCGCCTGAGGGACGCAAGGTGAGCGTCGGGCTGACTTCCAATGGGTTGACAGTTCAGTTGGATACCATCGGAGGTGGCAATCTAACGATCTCGGAATTTGTCGGTGGTAGTGCCGCATCCGAATTGGGAATTCTTGACGAAGCGGGCGTGGGGGTTGGTGTTCTCACTGGAACCGACCTTAACCCCGTGATCTTGCCAACGACGAAGTTGGATGATCTACTCGGCTCGAAAGCGACCGCCCGGCTTATCTCCTCGGGTATCAATAACGATGTCTTGTTGGAAGCGGGGGTGAACGGCTCTTCGTTCAATGGCGCTTCGATCCAACTTGTCGATGACGACTTGTTGAGGGCGTCTTCTGGAATTGCGGCCGGGAATGAATTCGCTGATTTCGATCCGAATGCGAGAGCTTCGAGCGCTTCGCTAAGGCTCAACGGCACCGGTGACGACCTAATCGTCACAGCAAATACGGCTGGAGCGGCTTTCAATGATGTGAGGATCTTTATCAATGGTCAGACAGGCTTAGGCAACGCTGCTCTAGCGACCTACGATGCGGTCAATAAGCGACTGAATATCACGATCGATGATGCGGGGGCAACTACGGCTCAAGAAGTCGTGAATGCGATCAACGGGACGGGCGTCTTTACAGCAACCCATGACAACAGTGTGGAAGGGACCTTCGATCCGGCAGCGCTCATCGACCCCTCGAACATCGCCAATGTGACCGGCGACACAGGGAAGAGCGGCGGCGATGCGAACACCTTGTATGTTCATATTGCAGAAAATGCTTCGACGGCTAATCACGTCATAGCGGCGATCAATGCTGAAGGGACCTTTGAGGCGAGAATCGATCCGCTTGATACGTCCAATCTTGCCCAAGAAGGGACCGGCTTGGTGACGGCCGGGAATGCAGCCACAGCGAGTGGTGGCAGCGGAGAGACGTTGGATTTGACTTCAGGCCTTCGCGTGGTAAATGGTGGAGAGACGTTCAACATCGATTTTACCGGAGCCGAATCCGTCGCCGACCTGTTGAACGTATTGAATACCGAAGAGTACGGGCTGCGGGCCGAGTTGAATGAAACTCGATCGGGTATCAACATCAGCACCCGGTTGGCAGGAACCGATTTTCAAATCGGCGAAAGCGGGGGCATCACCGCGACTCAGCTTGGCGTGCGATCTTTGACTACTGAAACCAAGCTGAGCGAATTGAATTACGGAGTCGGGGTTCCGACGCGTGATGGTGACGACTTTACGATTACTTCGCAGGATGCCCTGGGGGTTGATGTCGTTCTGAACTTCGACGTCTCAGGTGCAAGCACCCTGGGCGACGTGATTGATCTGATCAATACGCACCCAGCAAACAACACAGCAGGCGTTGCGTTACGTGCACGTCAGGCCGCGACCGGAAACGGGATTATCATCGTCGATGACAATCCAACAGGAACCGGGGACATCACCGTGACCGCAGAGTTCGGCAGCCAAGCGGCAGAATACCTGGGGCTGACGGACGAAACCGGCCAACGGGTTAGTAACACCGGGATCCTGTCCGGCAGCGATCAGTTGTTCTTGGAAGCGGACAGTGTTTTCACGACGCTCATTCGTTTGCGCGATGCCTTGGAGGAAGGGGATATTGAGGCGATCGGTCGCGCCGTCAACCAAATTGATGACGATGTCGACCAAGTTTCCTCCTCCCGTGCTACGGTAGGTGCTCGGTTGCAAGGATTGGATGTCACCCAGATCAACCTAGAGGACGAAGAGGTCCAACTACGGGCAGCGTTGTCCGAGCAGATCGACGTCGATCTGGTTGAGGCGATTTCGCAGCTTACCGCACGGCAGACATCGTTGCAGGCGTCCCTGCAAACGACGGCAAATCTATTGCAGTTGTCCTTGCTGAATTTCATCTGA
- the fliW gene encoding flagellar assembly protein FliW, which produces MEVKTSRFGVLRVLPQDLITFEQGIVGFRELRRWCLLSDADCPALGWLQSVDSPEVALGIVSPRRFVPEYQLRAARQDLHELHLKAERDAQVVVIVSRSEEGFSLNLRAPIVVNVENRRGCQVVSRDPLPVKRLIPMPQAELRRTA; this is translated from the coding sequence ATGGAAGTAAAAACCTCGCGTTTTGGCGTTCTGCGTGTTTTGCCGCAGGACTTGATCACGTTCGAGCAAGGAATTGTTGGATTCCGGGAACTGCGTCGCTGGTGCCTTCTATCCGATGCGGATTGTCCCGCGCTCGGATGGCTGCAGAGTGTCGATTCGCCAGAAGTGGCGCTCGGCATCGTGAGTCCGCGCCGTTTTGTCCCAGAGTATCAACTCCGAGCCGCACGGCAGGATCTTCACGAGTTGCACCTCAAGGCAGAACGCGATGCCCAAGTCGTTGTGATTGTGAGCCGAAGTGAGGAAGGTTTTAGTCTGAATCTACGAGCTCCGATTGTCGTGAATGTTGAGAATCGCAGAGGTTGCCAAGTGGTCTCGCGAGATCCTTTACCAGTGAAACGGCTGATACCGATGCCTCAGGCAGAGCTACGCCGTACAGCCTAA